One genomic segment of Chitinibacter sp. FCG-7 includes these proteins:
- a CDS encoding UDP-N-acetylmuramoyl-tripeptide--D-alanyl-D-alanine ligase: protein MMLSLREAAQALKAKLLASDSQLTFSRVTTDSRDIRAGDLFVALKGERFDAHDFVPAAFAQGAVAAIVQNDSQPAEQAPAAGNCIVVKDTLAALGELAKYWRAKHAHIPLVGVTGSNGKTSVKEMLASICNVASGGEQTATNESWVHATKGNLNNHIGLPLTVLGIQPEHRYVIAEMGMNHFGEIDYLTHIAQPDVALVNNAGAAHLEALGSVAGVAQAKGEIFAGLVANGTAIINADDEFAPLWHQLAAPHAITTFGFNGEVSATALVLSATGSQFVLKTAHGEVAVQLAVPGEHNVRNALAAAAAALAVGVSLEHVAQGLQRWAGVKGRLQAKTAFNGAAILDDTYNANLDSMKAAIDVLAAIGQQGKPTILVLGDIGEVGDSAEHCHREVGRYASERQINHVVAMGTDMQYAVEAFNQAAGTLRAQHCSDHAAAIAAVRALMTPDSQILVKGSRFMRMETVVEGLIAQDLDNKQGAQPCC, encoded by the coding sequence ATGATGTTGAGTTTGCGGGAGGCCGCGCAAGCGCTGAAAGCCAAATTGCTGGCCAGCGATTCCCAATTGACGTTTAGCCGCGTCACCACCGATAGCCGCGATATTCGCGCAGGTGATCTATTCGTCGCGCTCAAGGGTGAGCGTTTTGACGCGCATGATTTTGTCCCTGCCGCTTTCGCGCAAGGTGCGGTGGCAGCGATTGTGCAAAATGACAGTCAGCCCGCCGAGCAAGCGCCTGCGGCGGGCAATTGCATTGTGGTCAAAGATACGCTCGCCGCACTGGGCGAGCTGGCCAAATACTGGCGCGCCAAACATGCGCATATCCCGCTGGTTGGCGTGACTGGCAGCAATGGCAAAACCAGCGTGAAAGAAATGCTGGCCTCCATCTGTAATGTGGCTTCTGGTGGCGAGCAGACCGCTACGAATGAAAGCTGGGTCCACGCCACCAAAGGTAATTTGAATAATCACATCGGTCTGCCGCTGACGGTATTGGGTATCCAGCCCGAGCATCGTTATGTGATTGCCGAAATGGGTATGAATCACTTTGGCGAGATCGACTATCTGACGCACATTGCCCAGCCCGACGTGGCACTGGTGAACAATGCCGGTGCTGCGCACTTGGAGGCTTTGGGGTCGGTGGCGGGCGTGGCGCAGGCCAAAGGTGAAATTTTTGCCGGTCTGGTTGCCAACGGTACGGCGATTATCAACGCCGACGATGAATTCGCGCCGCTGTGGCATCAGCTGGCCGCGCCACACGCGATTACCACTTTTGGTTTTAACGGCGAGGTGAGCGCGACAGCGCTCGTCTTGTCTGCAACAGGTAGCCAGTTTGTGTTGAAAACCGCGCACGGTGAAGTAGCTGTGCAGCTGGCGGTGCCGGGCGAACACAATGTGCGCAATGCGCTGGCGGCAGCGGCGGCGGCCTTGGCCGTTGGCGTGAGTCTGGAACACGTTGCACAAGGCTTGCAACGCTGGGCCGGGGTGAAAGGCCGTTTGCAAGCCAAAACTGCGTTTAATGGCGCGGCAATACTGGACGACACTTACAACGCCAATCTGGATTCGATGAAAGCGGCAATCGATGTCCTGGCGGCGATCGGTCAGCAGGGCAAACCCACCATTCTGGTGCTGGGCGATATTGGCGAAGTGGGCGATAGCGCTGAGCATTGCCACCGCGAAGTAGGTAGGTATGCGTCTGAACGTCAGATCAATCATGTTGTTGCGATGGGTACTGATATGCAGTATGCCGTTGAGGCGTTCAATCAGGCGGCCGGAACACTGCGTGCGCAGCACTGCAGCGATCATGCTGCAGCGATTGCAGCAGTGCGTGCGCTGATGACGCCCGACAGCCAGATTCTGGTGAAAGGCTCGCGCTTTATGCGCATGGAAACCGTGGTCGAAGGACTGATCGCGCAAGATTTGGATAACAAGCAAGGAGCACAGCCATGCTGCTGA
- the mraY gene encoding phospho-N-acetylmuramoyl-pentapeptide-transferase — MMQWLGESVRAFNVFNYLTLRAVLATITALGISWVLGPYVIRKLAELKVGQAVRDDGPQTHLVKAGTPTMGGTLILLSIGLTTLLWGDLKNSYVWLVLIVTMATGVIGFIDDYKKVALKNPKGLSAKAKMIGQSAIAIGSGIFLVNIGPDAANTGFIIPFYKEILYPFGAIGFCVLTYFVIVGTSNAVNLTDGLDGLAIMPVVLVAGAFCIFAYVAGNVKFATYLGVPHVAGAGELIVFCAAMVGAGLGFLWFNAYPAEVFMGDVGALALGAGLGVVAVIVRQEIVLLIMGGVFVVEALSVMIQVASFKMTGKRVFRMAPLHHHYELKGWKETQVVVRFWIITMLLVLVGLATLKLR, encoded by the coding sequence TTGATGCAATGGTTGGGCGAGTCGGTACGCGCCTTCAACGTCTTTAATTACCTGACTTTGCGCGCGGTACTGGCGACGATCACCGCCTTGGGGATTTCCTGGGTGCTGGGGCCGTACGTGATTCGCAAGCTGGCCGAGTTGAAAGTCGGCCAGGCGGTTCGCGACGATGGCCCGCAAACGCATCTGGTGAAAGCCGGTACACCGACCATGGGCGGTACGCTGATTCTGCTCTCGATTGGTCTGACCACGCTGCTGTGGGGCGATCTGAAAAACAGTTATGTCTGGCTGGTGCTGATTGTGACGATGGCGACCGGCGTGATCGGGTTTATTGATGACTACAAAAAAGTTGCGCTGAAAAACCCCAAGGGTTTGTCAGCCAAAGCCAAGATGATCGGTCAATCGGCCATTGCCATTGGCTCGGGTATTTTTCTGGTCAATATCGGCCCGGACGCGGCCAATACCGGCTTTATTATCCCGTTTTACAAAGAAATTCTGTATCCGTTTGGCGCAATCGGGTTTTGCGTGCTGACCTATTTTGTGATCGTTGGCACCAGCAATGCGGTCAATCTCACTGATGGCCTCGATGGCCTGGCGATTATGCCGGTGGTGCTGGTGGCGGGCGCATTCTGCATTTTTGCCTATGTTGCCGGTAACGTGAAGTTTGCGACTTACCTCGGGGTGCCTCATGTGGCGGGCGCGGGTGAGCTGATTGTGTTCTGCGCAGCCATGGTCGGCGCGGGTTTGGGCTTTTTATGGTTTAACGCCTACCCGGCTGAAGTCTTCATGGGCGATGTGGGTGCGTTGGCGCTGGGGGCTGGCCTTGGCGTTGTCGCGGTGATTGTGCGGCAGGAAATCGTGCTGCTGATTATGGGCGGCGTGTTTGTCGTGGAAGCGCTGTCGGTGATGATCCAGGTCGCCAGTTTCAAGATGACCGGCAAGCGCGTGTTCAGAATGGCACCGCTGCACCATCACTACGAGCTAAAAGGCTGGAAGGAAACGCAGGTGGTGGTGCGGTTCTGGATTATTACCATGCTATTGGTGCTGGTCGGTTTGGCCACGCTGAAACTGCGCTAG
- the ftsL gene encoding cell division protein FtsL, whose translation MTRLNLFLLSILVVCAMGVVTSQHKARKLFIELQKEDALTRKLDVEWGQLQLEQSTWAMHSRVEAEARQKMGMQVAPANRTQVILEHGQQVPKPVVSDLQ comes from the coding sequence GTGACTCGTCTGAATCTATTTCTGCTCTCCATTCTGGTGGTGTGTGCCATGGGCGTGGTGACTAGCCAGCATAAGGCGCGCAAGCTGTTTATCGAGCTGCAAAAAGAAGATGCACTAACGCGCAAGCTTGACGTCGAGTGGGGGCAATTACAGCTGGAGCAAAGCACCTGGGCGATGCATTCGCGCGTCGAAGCCGAGGCTAGGCAGAAAATGGGCATGCAGGTTGCGCCCGCTAACCGCACCCAGGTGATTCTGGAGCATGGTCAGCAAGTGCCCAAACCCGTGGTGTCGGATCTGCAATGA
- the rsmH gene encoding 16S rRNA (cytosine(1402)-N(4))-methyltransferase RsmH → MSDTQSFVHRTVLLDEAVDALAIRPDGIYVDCTFGRGGHSRLILSKLGPNGRLISFDKDLHAIAEAATITDPRFTIVHEGFVTLADSLAKLGITQIDGLLMDLGVSSPQLDDGSRGFSFRFDAPLDMRMDTTRGMTAAEWINSADEKDIAEVVKDYGEERFARQVAAAIVTRRAVQPFATTGELAAVVATAVRTREPGQDPATRTFQAVRIYINRELEELSLTLPQALSLLKEGGRLSVIAFHSLEDRIVKRFMQDKATGDRLPSRLPVMASEIAPPPLKIVCKPIRASEAELKANPRARSAILRVAERTEGSL, encoded by the coding sequence GTGAGCGATACACAAAGCTTCGTGCATCGCACGGTATTGCTCGATGAGGCTGTGGATGCGCTCGCTATCCGGCCTGATGGTATTTATGTTGATTGCACTTTCGGTCGCGGCGGTCACTCGCGGCTGATTCTCTCCAAGCTCGGCCCGAATGGCCGTCTGATTTCATTTGATAAAGACCTGCACGCCATTGCCGAGGCGGCGACGATCACCGATCCGCGCTTCACGATTGTGCACGAAGGCTTTGTTACGCTGGCCGATTCGCTGGCCAAGCTCGGTATTACACAAATTGATGGTCTGCTGATGGATCTGGGGGTTTCCTCGCCACAGCTGGACGATGGTTCCCGGGGGTTTAGCTTCCGGTTTGATGCTCCGCTTGATATGCGCATGGATACCACGCGGGGTATGACTGCGGCTGAATGGATTAATTCGGCTGATGAAAAAGACATTGCAGAGGTGGTAAAAGATTATGGCGAAGAACGGTTTGCTCGGCAGGTTGCAGCAGCGATTGTTACGCGTAGGGCAGTCCAACCTTTTGCTACAACAGGCGAACTTGCCGCGGTCGTGGCAACGGCAGTCCGGACCCGTGAGCCGGGCCAGGATCCGGCGACGCGTACCTTCCAGGCTGTACGGATTTACATCAATCGTGAGCTTGAGGAGTTATCGCTAACACTGCCGCAAGCATTATCGCTCTTGAAAGAAGGCGGACGCTTGTCGGTGATTGCGTTTCATTCGCTCGAAGATCGCATTGTGAAACGCTTTATGCAGGATAAAGCCACCGGCGATCGCCTGCCATCACGCTTGCCGGTCATGGCCAGCGAAATCGCGCCGCCGCCGCTGAAAATCGTCTGCAAGCCGATTCGAGCTAGCGAAGCCGAGCTCAAAGCCAACCCGCGCGCGCGCAGCGCCATTCTGCGCGTGGCTGAGCGCACCGAGGGGTCCTTGTGA
- the murD gene encoding UDP-N-acetylmuramoyl-L-alanine--D-glutamate ligase translates to MEQLTPHSSLLTPYQDKHCIVVGLGDTGLATARWLAGKGARVTVADSRKTPPNLDNLRADLPQVELRLGAFNVDTFADAEMLVTSPGVPLATPEVAAAIAQGIPVVGDVELLAQALVGGPDQSRGKVIAITGSNGKSTVTTMVAQMCEAAGFKTVTAGNIGLPVLAALADWEARGEWPDFWVLELSSFQLETTSSLMPAAATVLNVSEDHLDRYAGMNEYAATKAGIFAGLGVQVLNREDGYCRGMARPGRDVVWFGADTPRNGSEYGLVEIDGDFSLRCGDFELIKASELPVAGLHNAVNALASIALCRAAGLPTAPLLAALRAFKGLPHRVELVAEVNGVAYYDDSKGTNVGATEAALKGMTRPVVLIAGGDGKGQDFSPLLEACERICRAVLLIGRDGPALADVLNEAHSSFLPDDDDNYLPVMQLPTLEMAVSVASNLAEPGDVVLLSPACASLDMFRNYHHRAEVFIAAVKGLEQH, encoded by the coding sequence GTGGAACAATTGACCCCCCACTCCTCACTCCTCACTCCTTACCAGGACAAACATTGCATTGTCGTCGGTCTGGGTGACACCGGTTTAGCCACTGCCCGCTGGTTGGCGGGTAAAGGCGCGCGCGTCACGGTGGCCGATAGCCGCAAAACACCGCCCAATCTGGATAATCTGCGAGCCGATCTGCCGCAGGTCGAGTTGCGCCTCGGCGCATTTAATGTCGATACCTTTGCCGACGCCGAGATGCTGGTCACCAGCCCCGGCGTGCCTTTGGCGACGCCAGAAGTTGCTGCCGCGATTGCGCAAGGTATTCCGGTGGTGGGCGATGTCGAGTTGCTCGCCCAAGCCTTGGTGGGCGGACCGGATCAGTCGCGGGGCAAGGTCATTGCGATTACCGGCTCGAACGGTAAATCTACGGTCACCACCATGGTGGCGCAAATGTGCGAAGCCGCCGGGTTTAAAACCGTTACGGCAGGCAATATCGGCTTGCCGGTGCTCGCTGCGCTGGCAGACTGGGAAGCGCGTGGTGAATGGCCGGATTTTTGGGTGCTTGAGCTATCGAGCTTTCAGCTGGAAACGACGAGCTCACTGATGCCTGCGGCAGCCACGGTACTGAATGTGTCGGAAGATCATCTGGACCGCTACGCCGGGATGAACGAATACGCGGCGACCAAAGCGGGCATTTTTGCGGGTCTGGGCGTGCAGGTGCTCAATCGCGAAGATGGCTATTGCCGGGGTATGGCACGTCCAGGCCGCGATGTAGTTTGGTTTGGAGCTGATACCCCCCGTAACGGTAGCGAGTATGGCTTGGTTGAAATCGACGGCGATTTCAGCTTGCGCTGCGGTGATTTCGAGCTGATCAAGGCCAGCGAGCTGCCTGTGGCCGGGTTGCATAATGCCGTGAATGCATTGGCTTCGATTGCCCTGTGCCGTGCAGCTGGCTTGCCTACAGCGCCATTGCTGGCGGCTTTGCGCGCGTTCAAAGGCTTGCCGCACCGCGTTGAGCTGGTTGCCGAAGTCAATGGCGTGGCGTATTACGACGATTCGAAAGGCACCAATGTGGGCGCAACAGAAGCCGCACTGAAAGGCATGACACGCCCGGTGGTGCTGATCGCCGGCGGTGATGGCAAAGGGCAGGACTTTTCGCCGCTGCTTGAAGCGTGCGAGCGGATTTGCCGTGCAGTTTTGCTGATTGGCCGTGATGGTCCGGCTCTGGCTGATGTGCTGAACGAAGCGCATTCAAGCTTTCTGCCCGACGACGATGACAACTATCTGCCGGTAATGCAGCTACCAACGCTGGAAATGGCCGTGAGCGTCGCCAGCAATCTGGCCGAGCCGGGTGATGTGGTGCTGCTTTCGCCTGCGTGCGCCAGCCTGGATATGTTCCGCAATTACCATCATCGTGCTGAAGTGTTTATTGCTGCAGTGAAAGGCCTGGAGCAGCACTGA
- the mraZ gene encoding division/cell wall cluster transcriptional repressor MraZ: MFSGVSSLNLDSKGRLAIPAKHRDTLLAQAQGKLIITADPAGCLLVYPEPAWLPIRDQLNQLTGAKANIRRFIVGQAEEVEMDASGRVLVPPRLRQVAKLDKEVALVGMGNKFELWDDASWIATTEAIMEMDPQELENNMEGILL; this comes from the coding sequence ATGTTTAGTGGTGTGTCTTCCTTGAATCTGGATAGCAAAGGGCGATTGGCGATACCTGCCAAGCATCGCGATACTTTGCTCGCCCAAGCTCAAGGCAAACTCATCATCACGGCTGATCCTGCGGGTTGCTTGCTGGTTTATCCGGAGCCAGCCTGGTTGCCGATTCGGGATCAACTGAATCAGTTGACTGGCGCGAAGGCGAATATCCGTCGTTTTATCGTCGGTCAGGCTGAAGAAGTCGAAATGGATGCGTCGGGTCGTGTTTTGGTACCGCCACGTCTGCGGCAGGTGGCCAAGTTGGATAAAGAAGTTGCTCTGGTCGGGATGGGCAATAAGTTCGAGCTGTGGGATGACGCGAGTTGGATCGCGACCACCGAGGCCATCATGGAGATGGATCCGCAAGAACTTGAGAATAATATGGAAGGAATTTTGTTGTGA
- a CDS encoding protein MIGRI gives MNGKINQVLAFALLALLCWQLIGAERRSKLRHYSKIAAVSLLISAVVAVILHLR, from the coding sequence ATGAACGGCAAAATCAATCAAGTTTTAGCATTCGCCTTGCTGGCCCTACTGTGCTGGCAGCTGATTGGCGCAGAAAGGCGCAGCAAACTGAGGCACTATTCGAAGATAGCGGCGGTCAGCCTGCTGATTAGCGCTGTAGTGGCAGTGATTTTGCATTTGCGCTAA
- a CDS encoding UDP-N-acetylmuramoyl-L-alanyl-D-glutamate--2,6-diaminopimelate ligase, whose product MKPVSWALPAIDFAAITALTRGRAVVADSRKVKAGDVFIAYQGEYVDGRQYIDDAIANGAAAVIWEADGFSWNPTHDVANLAVPALRYQVGILMAALLGNDAGHLPVVGITGTNGKTSIANWLAQAFDALGGKAGVLGTLGNGFVGELSSSTHTTLDPLSLQHWIARFRAEGATQVAMEVSSHGLTQARAHGVQFHTAVFTNLTRDHLDYHGDMAAYGAAKAKLFEWEGLQAAVINADDPFGRELIGFTTAKKIYSYGFNDGDLRCVQLESSLQGLTLTVETPFGNTRIQSGLLGRFNASNLLACLGVLLAQGVSLSDATAALEKIRPAAGRMQCLGGLMADGSRKPLVVVDYAHTPDALEKVLMTLREAMPAGSRLYCVFGCGGDRDTGKRPLMGEIACRLADSVVITSDNPRSEAPKAIIQDIVAGVEGVPGTGEAHYSIESDRAAAIADTVEVAHASDVILIAGKGHENYQEIKGERYHFDDVEHAEKALARKVTRKEK is encoded by the coding sequence ATGAAACCAGTGAGCTGGGCATTACCTGCCATCGATTTTGCCGCAATCACCGCGCTGACCCGTGGCCGAGCTGTCGTTGCCGACAGCCGCAAAGTCAAAGCCGGTGACGTATTTATCGCCTACCAGGGCGAGTATGTTGATGGCCGCCAGTATATTGACGACGCCATTGCCAACGGCGCTGCTGCCGTGATTTGGGAGGCAGACGGTTTTAGCTGGAATCCGACGCATGATGTTGCCAATCTTGCCGTGCCTGCTCTGCGCTATCAGGTGGGTATATTAATGGCAGCCTTGCTGGGTAATGATGCTGGGCATTTACCTGTGGTAGGTATTACCGGAACCAATGGCAAAACGTCGATTGCCAACTGGCTGGCGCAAGCCTTTGACGCCTTGGGTGGCAAAGCCGGGGTGCTGGGGACGTTGGGCAATGGTTTTGTGGGTGAGCTCAGCAGCTCGACGCATACCACGCTTGATCCGCTCAGCCTGCAACACTGGATCGCCCGCTTTCGGGCCGAAGGCGCGACGCAGGTGGCGATGGAAGTCTCATCGCACGGGCTAACGCAGGCACGCGCGCATGGCGTGCAGTTTCACACTGCCGTATTTACCAATCTGACGCGTGATCATCTCGATTACCACGGCGATATGGCCGCCTATGGCGCGGCCAAAGCCAAGCTATTCGAGTGGGAAGGCCTGCAAGCGGCGGTTATCAACGCGGACGATCCTTTTGGACGTGAGTTGATTGGCTTTACCACGGCCAAAAAAATCTATTCCTACGGCTTTAACGACGGTGATTTGCGCTGTGTGCAGCTTGAATCGTCGCTGCAGGGGCTGACGCTGACCGTGGAAACGCCGTTCGGCAATACGCGGATTCAGTCGGGTTTGCTGGGGCGTTTCAATGCCAGCAATTTGCTGGCCTGTCTGGGTGTGTTGCTGGCGCAAGGCGTGTCATTGAGCGATGCCACGGCTGCGCTGGAAAAAATCCGCCCTGCCGCTGGCCGGATGCAATGCCTGGGTGGGCTGATGGCCGATGGCAGCCGCAAGCCGCTGGTGGTCGTCGATTACGCGCACACGCCGGACGCGCTGGAAAAAGTGCTGATGACATTGCGCGAAGCCATGCCAGCGGGTTCGCGCCTGTATTGCGTTTTTGGTTGTGGCGGAGATCGTGACACCGGCAAACGCCCACTGATGGGCGAAATTGCCTGCCGTCTGGCCGATTCGGTGGTGATTACCAGCGATAACCCGCGCTCGGAAGCGCCCAAAGCGATTATTCAGGACATCGTCGCCGGTGTTGAAGGCGTGCCAGGCACTGGCGAAGCGCATTACTCGATCGAATCGGATCGTGCTGCTGCGATTGCCGACACCGTCGAGGTGGCGCATGCCAGCGACGTGATTCTGATCGCCGGCAAAGGACATGAAAATTATCAGGAAATCAAAGGCGAGCGTTACCACTTCGACGATGTGGAACACGCCGAAAAAGCATTGGCTAGAAAAGTCACAAGGAAAGAGAAGTAA
- the ftsW gene encoding putative lipid II flippase FtsW, with translation MRQIFYQAMSRMKPTMSSYDQALFWCVTLLLSIGLVMVYSASIAMAEVDKDTSFRSYYFLQRHAVFLLVGVLAAVAAFNVSTEKWRLWAPSLFIIGTVLLVLVLIPGIGREVNGSRRWLSLFVINLQPSELMKFFVVLYAADYTVRKAHSMDAKLGESISKVLFPMALVMAVVGALLLLEPDFGAFTVITVIAMGALFLGGFNWRVFLGLIAILGVAFVGLIASSPYRLARVLGFLDPWQDPYGKGYQLSHSLIAFGRGEWHGVGLGASVEKLSYLPEAHTDFLMAIIAEEFGFAGIAVVICLFMFLVFRAFAIGVQATKLERHWHALVAQGVGIWIGFQSFINMGVNMGLMPTKGLTLPLLSFGGSGIVANLIAIGVLMRIDYENRQLIRGYRV, from the coding sequence ATGCGCCAGATCTTCTATCAGGCCATGAGCCGCATGAAACCCACCATGAGCAGCTACGATCAGGCGCTGTTCTGGTGTGTGACGCTGCTGCTGTCAATTGGGCTGGTGATGGTGTATTCGGCGTCGATTGCGATGGCCGAGGTCGATAAAGACACCAGTTTTCGCTCGTATTACTTTTTGCAGCGTCACGCTGTATTTCTGCTGGTTGGCGTTCTGGCTGCTGTGGCCGCGTTCAATGTGTCGACCGAAAAATGGCGGCTCTGGGCGCCATCGCTGTTTATTATCGGCACGGTGTTGCTGGTGCTGGTGCTGATTCCCGGTATTGGCCGCGAGGTGAATGGTAGCCGCCGCTGGTTGAGCCTGTTTGTGATTAATCTGCAGCCTTCCGAGCTGATGAAGTTTTTTGTGGTCTTGTACGCGGCCGATTACACCGTGCGCAAAGCGCATAGCATGGATGCCAAGCTGGGCGAGAGCATTAGCAAAGTGCTGTTTCCAATGGCGTTGGTGATGGCGGTGGTCGGCGCATTATTGCTGCTGGAGCCCGATTTTGGTGCCTTCACTGTGATTACCGTGATTGCGATGGGCGCGCTGTTTCTGGGTGGGTTTAACTGGCGGGTTTTTCTGGGGCTGATCGCGATTCTGGGCGTGGCCTTTGTCGGTTTGATTGCCTCAAGTCCGTATCGTCTGGCGCGGGTGCTGGGCTTTCTGGATCCGTGGCAAGACCCGTATGGTAAAGGCTACCAGCTGAGTCACTCGCTGATTGCTTTTGGGCGTGGCGAATGGCACGGCGTTGGCCTGGGTGCCAGCGTGGAAAAATTATCCTACCTGCCTGAGGCGCATACCGACTTCTTGATGGCGATTATTGCCGAAGAGTTCGGCTTTGCTGGCATCGCTGTGGTGATCTGCCTGTTCATGTTTCTGGTTTTTCGCGCTTTTGCGATTGGCGTACAGGCGACCAAACTTGAGCGGCACTGGCACGCGCTGGTCGCGCAAGGTGTCGGGATCTGGATCGGCTTTCAGTCGTTTATCAATATGGGTGTGAACATGGGGCTAATGCCCACCAAGGGGCTGACTTTGCCGCTGCTGTCGTTCGGCGGCTCGGGCATTGTGGCCAATCTGATTGCGATTGGTGTACTGATGCGGATTGATTATGAAAACCGCCAGCTGATTCGGGGGTATCGCGTATGA
- a CDS encoding peptidoglycan D,D-transpeptidase FtsI family protein, with amino-acid sequence MKPRLERWRVWFVLSCLLGLFIVLLGRSLYLQAWNEDFLQNQGDARYRRTLKLEPNRGVITDRNGEPLAISTPVQSIWLSPRSMQVLPIGQSRPKDWKQATEDELVPISVDEVKKLAAMLAISSDELLKKLNTTRKNKQGEEVKSDFLWVKRHISPADAKRVLALNVPGVYSQTEYRRYYPAAEVMAHVVGFTNLDGKGQEGFELTKNAMLAGKPGSRTVIRDRRGYIVEDVSTIVPPQEGQTLQLSIDRRIQYLAYRELKAAVDNSQAAGGAIVVLDARTGEVLAMANAPSYNPNSRAKIDPAHKRNRALTDLYEPGSTMKAITVAMALNAGKVKPTTVIQTGNGTMTIGPATIRDDHPVGAATVEHIMQKSSNVGAVKMALMMEREEMSNFFHDIGFGEKLNTGFPGESPGRVRPWKNWRPIEQATMSYGYGVSVSVMQMARAYQIFAGNGEVHPVTFTKLVAPAPGKQVISAETAAQVRKMLEMVTLPGGTATRAQVVGYRVGGKTGTAKKLVNGVYSDTARVGSFVGLAPISNPRLIVAVMIDEPSFALRYGGLVAAPVFSNVVAGSLRLLGVPPDAPTTNILLPGNGVEDVKEDA; translated from the coding sequence GTGAAACCCCGGCTGGAGCGCTGGCGCGTCTGGTTTGTGCTCAGCTGCTTGCTCGGTCTGTTTATTGTCCTGCTCGGGCGCAGTCTGTACCTGCAGGCCTGGAACGAAGATTTTCTGCAAAATCAGGGTGATGCCCGCTATCGCCGCACGCTCAAGCTTGAGCCTAATCGCGGGGTGATTACCGACCGCAATGGCGAGCCGCTGGCCATTTCTACGCCTGTGCAATCCATCTGGCTCAGTCCGCGCAGTATGCAGGTGCTGCCGATTGGTCAGAGTAGACCCAAAGACTGGAAGCAGGCCACCGAAGATGAGCTGGTGCCCATCTCGGTGGATGAAGTGAAAAAGCTGGCTGCCATGCTGGCCATTTCGTCCGATGAATTATTAAAGAAACTCAATACCACCCGGAAAAACAAACAGGGCGAAGAGGTTAAATCCGATTTTCTCTGGGTCAAGCGCCACATCTCACCCGCTGATGCCAAGCGGGTTTTGGCTTTGAATGTGCCCGGCGTCTACTCGCAAACCGAATATCGCCGCTATTACCCCGCGGCCGAGGTGATGGCGCATGTGGTGGGCTTTACCAATCTGGATGGCAAGGGGCAGGAAGGTTTCGAGCTGACCAAGAACGCCATGCTGGCCGGCAAGCCCGGCTCGCGCACGGTGATTCGTGATCGCCGTGGCTATATCGTCGAAGACGTCTCAACCATCGTGCCGCCGCAGGAAGGCCAGACGCTGCAGCTCTCGATTGATCGCCGGATTCAATACTTGGCGTATCGCGAACTGAAGGCCGCCGTAGACAATAGTCAGGCGGCGGGCGGTGCCATTGTGGTGCTCGACGCTCGGACTGGCGAAGTGCTCGCGATGGCCAATGCGCCGTCGTACAACCCCAATAGCCGCGCCAAAATCGACCCTGCACACAAACGCAATCGCGCGCTCACTGATCTGTACGAGCCGGGCTCGACGATGAAAGCCATTACCGTAGCGATGGCGCTGAACGCCGGTAAGGTGAAACCAACGACGGTGATTCAAACCGGTAATGGCACGATGACCATTGGCCCGGCGACGATTCGTGATGATCATCCGGTGGGCGCTGCGACGGTTGAGCACATTATGCAAAAGTCATCCAACGTCGGCGCGGTCAAAATGGCGCTGATGATGGAGCGCGAAGAGATGTCGAATTTCTTCCACGACATCGGTTTTGGCGAGAAATTGAATACCGGATTCCCTGGCGAATCGCCTGGCCGCGTGCGGCCGTGGAAAAACTGGCGTCCGATCGAGCAGGCCACCATGTCGTATGGCTATGGCGTGTCGGTATCGGTGATGCAGATGGCGCGTGCCTATCAGATCTTTGCCGGGAATGGCGAAGTGCATCCGGTGACCTTTACCAAGCTGGTGGCTCCTGCGCCGGGCAAGCAGGTGATTTCGGCCGAAACCGCGGCGCAAGTGCGAAAAATGCTCGAAATGGTGACTCTGCCCGGCGGTACCGCCACGCGTGCGCAGGTGGTGGGCTACCGTGTTGGCGGTAAAACCGGTACGGCTAAAAAACTGGTCAATGGTGTTTATTCGGATACCGCGCGGGTGGGCTCGTTTGTTGGCCTGGCGCCGATTTCGAATCCGCGGCTGATTGTGGCGGTGATGATCGACGAGCCTTCGTTTGCGCTGCGCTACGGTGGTCTGGTTGCCGCGCCGGTGTTTAGTAATGTGGTGGCGGGCAGCCTGCGTCTGCTGGGTGTACCGCCTGATGCTCCAACAACGAATATTTTACTGCCCGGCAATGGGGTGGAAGACGTGAAGGAAGACGCATGA